One segment of Prionailurus bengalensis isolate Pbe53 chromosome X, Fcat_Pben_1.1_paternal_pri, whole genome shotgun sequence DNA contains the following:
- the CHST7 gene encoding carbohydrate sulfotransferase 7, which yields MKGRRRRRREYCKFALLLVLYTLVLLLVPSVLDGGRDGDKGAGHCPGLQHSLGVWSLEAAAADEREQGAEGRPAASGGAGPSPQSLGNLSGDVAEAVSREKQHIYVHATWRTGSSFLGELFNQHPDVFYLYEPMWHLWQALYPGDAESLQGALRDMLRSLFRCDFSVLRLYSPPGDPAARAPGAANLTTAALFRWRTNKVICSPPLCPGAPRARAEVGLVEDAACERSCPPVALRALEAECRKYPVVVIKDVRLLDLGVLVPLLRDPGLNLKVVQLFRDPRAVHNSRLKSRQGLLRESIQVLRTRQRGDRFHRVLLAHGVGARPGGQSRALPAAPRADFFLTGALEVICEAWLRDLLFARGAPAWLRRRYLRLRYEDLVRQPRTQLRRLLRFSGLRALAALEAFALNMTRGAAYGADRPFHLSARDAREAVHAWRERLSREQVRQVEAACAPAMRLLAYPRSGEDDDLELPVDEEKPLETEADGAT from the coding sequence ATGaagggccggcggcggcggcgccgggaGTACTGCAAGTTTGCGCTGCTGTTGGTGCTCTACACGCTGGTGCTGCTGCTCGTCCCCTCCGTACTGGACGGCGGCCGCGACGGCGACAAGGGCGCGGGGCACTGCCCGGGCCTGCAGCACAGCCTGGGAGTGTGGAGCttggaggcggcggcggcggacgAGCGCGAGCAGGGCGCCGAGGGGCGGCCGGCTGCCTCGGGGGGCGCGGGCCCGTCCCCCCAGTCCCTGGGCAACCTCAGCGGCGATGTCGCGGAGGCGGTGTCTCGCGAGAAGCAGCACATCTACGTGCATGCCACCTGGCGCACCGGCTCGTCGTTCTTGGGCGAGCTCTTTAACCAGCACCCGGACGTTTTCTACTTGTACGAGCCCATGTGGCATCTATGGCAGGCGCTGTATCCGGGCGACGCCGAGAGCCTGCAGGGCGCGCTGCGCGACATGCTGCGCTCCCTCTTCCGCTGCGACTTCTCAGTGCTGCGGCTGTATTCGCCGCCCGGGGACCCCGCCGCGCGCGCCCCGGGCGCGGCCAATCTCACCACGGCCGCCCTCTTCCGCTGGCGGACCAACAAGGTCATCTGCTCGCCGCCGCTTTGCCCCGGCGCGCCCCGTGCCCGCGCCGAGGTCGGCCTCGTCGAAGATGCCGCCTGCGAGCGCAGCTGCCCGCCCGTGGCTCTACGCGCCCTGGAGGCCGAGTGCCGCAAGTATCCGGTGGTGGTCATCAAGGACGTGCGCCTCCTCGACCTGGGTGTGCTGGTGCCTCTGTTGCGTGACCCCGGCCTCAACCTGAAGGTGGTGCAGCTTTTCCGTGATCCACGGGCTGTGCACAACTCGCGCCTCAAGTCCAGGCAGGGGCTGCTGCGCGAGAGCATCCAGGTGCTGCGCACCCGCCAGCGGGGCGACCGCTTCCACCGCGTGCTGCTGGCGCACGGCGTGGGCGCTCGGCCCGGGGGCCAGTCCCGCGCCCTGCCCGCCGCACCGCGCGCCGACTTCTTCCTGACCGGCGCGCTCGAGGTCATCTGCGAAGCCTGGCTGCGCGATCTCTTGTTCGCGCGCGGAGCTCCCGCCTGGCTGCGGCGCCGCTACCTGAGGCTGCGCTACGAGGACCTGGTGCGGCAGCCGCGCACCCAGCTGCGCCGCCTGCTGCGCTTCTCCGGGCTGCGCGCGCTCGCCGCCCTCGAAGCCTTCGCGCTCAACATGACGCGGGGCGCGGCCTACGGCGCAGACAGACCCTTCCACCTGTCGGCGCGCGATGCCCGCGAGGCCGTGCACGCCTGGAGGGAGCGCCTGAGCCGAGAGCAGGTGCGCCAGGTGGAGGCGGCCTGCGCTCCAGCCATGCGTCTGCTGGCTTATCCTCGCAGCGGAGAGGACGACGACCTGGAGCTGCCTGTGGATGAGGAGAAGCCGCTGGAGACCGAGGCCGACGGCGCCACGTAG